The genomic DNA TACAAGATCCTGGAGAGCGCCTTCTGGTCGATGTGGGAATCCCTGCCGCCGCGAAGGAGGGAAGCGGCGGAAAAGATCGCAAAGGCCCTGGAGTCCATCCGCGAGACGAGCAGAGCCCAAAGCCCGGGAAAAAACGGCTAGAGAACACGCCCAAGAAGAAACGCGCCGTGCCCTCCCCGCTCACCTGGGGCGGAGGTATAACCGAAAGTTGTGTATGGCGGGATGAGACAGGCGGCATATCCTGGGTCTGAAATTCGGATCCATGACCGCCCGGTGGCTGCCGGGCAGGAGATATGCCGCCATGACCGAGTGTAGCTCGAAGTTGGTTTCCTTTCCCCAAGAAACGGCTGTCGATGCGCTGAGCGAGGTGCTTCGCCGCGGTGCTCGGGAGCTTTTGGCCCATGCGATCGAGCAGGAAGTGACGGAGTACGTGAGTGCCCGGCATGATCTGGT from Acidobacteriota bacterium includes the following:
- a CDS encoding IS256 family transposase, producing MTECSSKLVSFPQETAVDALSEVLRRGARELLAHAIEQEVTEYVSARHDLVDPEGRRLVVRNGHLPERVLQTPLGSLSVQQPRVRDRRPAAEREGF